In the genome of Cuculus canorus isolate bCucCan1 chromosome 28, bCucCan1.pri, whole genome shotgun sequence, one region contains:
- the LOC104066207 gene encoding feather beta keratin isoform X1, whose product MSCYDLCRPCGPTPLANSCNEPCVRQCQDSRVVIQPSPVVVTLPGPILSSFPQNTAVGSSASAAVGSILNEEGVPINSGGFSLSGLGGRYGRRCLPC is encoded by the coding sequence ATGTCCTGCTACGATCTGTGCCGTCCCTGTGGCCCAACCCCACTCGCCAACAGCTGCAACGAGCCCTGTGtcaggcagtgccaggactccCGAGTGGTGATCCAGCCCTCTccggtggtggtgaccctgcccggacccatcctcagctccttcccccagAACACCGCTGTGGGATCCTCAGCCtccgctgctgttggcagcatcctgAATGAGGAAGGAGTGCCCATCAACTCCGGGGGCTTCAGCCTCTCTGGCCTGGGTGGTCGCTACGGCAGAAGATGCCTGCCCTGCTAA
- the LOC104066220 gene encoding feather keratin 2, which translates to MSCYERCPPTSCGPTPLANSCNEPCVRQCQDSTVVIQPSPVVVTLPGPILSSFPQNTTVGSSASAAVGSILNAEGVPISTGSSLGLGSFGYPGLGSGYSRPYRRYNSYRSGFYGPC; encoded by the coding sequence ATGTCCTGCTACGAGCGGTGTCCACCCACATCCTGTGGTCCAACCCCACTCGCCAACAGCTGCAACGAGCCCTGTGtcaggcagtgccaggactcGACAGTGGTGATCCAGCCCTCTccggtggtggtgaccctgcctggacccatcctcagctccttccctcagaacaCCACTGTGGGATCTTCAGCATCTGCAGCTGTGGGGAGCATCCTTAATGCTGAAGGAGTGCCCATCTCCACTGGTAGCTCCTTGGGATTGGGGAGCTTTGGCTATCCGGGCTTGGGCAGTGGCTACAGCCGACCCTACCGTCGCTACAACTCCTACCGCAGTGGCTTCTACGGGCCGTGCTAA
- the LOC104066219 gene encoding feather keratin 4 — MSSYDLCAPTPCDPTPLANSCNEPCVRQCQDSTYAIQPPAVVVTLPGPILTSFPQNTAVGSTTSAAVGSTLSSEGVPISTGSSLGLGSFGYPGSGSSRFYRRYNTYRGGFNEPC, encoded by the coding sequence ATGTCTTCTTACGACCTCTGTGCTCCCACCCCCTGTGACCCAACTCCGTTGGCCAATAGCTGCAACGAGCCCTGCGtcaggcagtgccaggactccaCGTATGCCATCCAGCCTCCTGccgtggtggtgaccctgcctgGACCCATCCTCACCTCCTTCCCCCAGAACACCGCTGTGGGATCCACCACCTCCGCCGCTGTGGGCAGCACCCTCAGTTCTGAGGGAGTTCCCATCTCCACCGGCAGCTCCTTGGGATTGGGGAGCTTTGGTTATCCAGGCAGTGGCTCCAGCCGGTTCTACCGCCGCTACAACACCTACCGGGGTGGCTTTAATGAGCCATGCTAA
- the LOC104066218 gene encoding feather keratin 2 isoform X1, translating into MLQELLRPTTMSCYDLCPPTSCGPTPLANSCNEPCVRQCQDSTVVIQPSPVVVTLPGPILSSFPQNTTVGSSASAAVGNVLSAGGVPISTGSSLGLGSFGYPGLGSGYSRPYRRYNSYRSGFYGPC; encoded by the exons ATGCTTCAGG AGTTACTGCGTCCCACAACCATGTCCTGTTATGACCTGTGTCCACCCACATCCTGTGGTCCAACCCCACTCGCCAACAGCTGCAACGAGCCCTGTGtcaggcagtgccaggactcGACAGTGGTGATCCAGCCCTCTccggtggtggtgaccctgcctgGCCcgatcctcagctccttcccccagAACACCACTGTGGGATCTTCAGCATCTGCAGCTGTGGGGAACGTTCTCAGTGCTGGAGGAGTGCCCATCTCCACTGGTAGCTCCTTGGGATTGGGGAGCTTTGGCTATCCGGGCTTGGGCAGTGGCTACAGCCGACCCTACCGTCGCTACAACTCCTACCGCAGTGGCTTCTATGGGCCGTGCTAA
- the LOC104066218 gene encoding feather keratin 2 isoform X2, whose translation MSCYDLCPPTSCGPTPLANSCNEPCVRQCQDSTVVIQPSPVVVTLPGPILSSFPQNTTVGSSASAAVGNVLSAGGVPISTGSSLGLGSFGYPGLGSGYSRPYRRYNSYRSGFYGPC comes from the coding sequence ATGTCCTGTTATGACCTGTGTCCACCCACATCCTGTGGTCCAACCCCACTCGCCAACAGCTGCAACGAGCCCTGTGtcaggcagtgccaggactcGACAGTGGTGATCCAGCCCTCTccggtggtggtgaccctgcctgGCCcgatcctcagctccttcccccagAACACCACTGTGGGATCTTCAGCATCTGCAGCTGTGGGGAACGTTCTCAGTGCTGGAGGAGTGCCCATCTCCACTGGTAGCTCCTTGGGATTGGGGAGCTTTGGCTATCCGGGCTTGGGCAGTGGCTACAGCCGACCCTACCGTCGCTACAACTCCTACCGCAGTGGCTTCTATGGGCCGTGCTAA